From the Deinococcus ruber genome, the window CCCCCACCACCGACCTTCAAGCCGTCATCGGGCTGGAAGTCCATCTGCATCTGGACACCCGCACCAAGATGTTCAGCGCCTGCGGCACCGATTACTTCGGCGCTGGCCCCAACACCTACACCGACCCGCTGACGCTGGGGCTGCCCGGTACGCTGCCGACCATCAATGCCCACGCCGTCGATCTGGCGATCATGTTCGGGCTGGCGCTGGGCTGCGACGTTTCGGGCTTTACCCAGTTTCACCGCAAGAACTACTACTACCCCGACGCCCCCAAGAACTACCAGATTTCGCAGTATGACCGCCCGATTGCCCGGAACGGCTTTCTGGAAGTGGACGGCGTGCGGATCGGCATTACCCGCGCCCACCTCGAAGACGACGCGGGCAAGCTGATGCACCCGCTGTACGCGCCTTACAGCCTGCTCGACCTGAACCGCGCCGGAATGCCCCTGATCGAGATGGTGACGGAACCCGATATCCGCACGCCGGAGCAGGCACGGCGGTTTCTGGGGCTGGTGCGGGCGGTGGCGCAGTCGCTGGGCGTGTCGGAGGCCAACCCCGAAGAGGGCCAGATGCGCTGCGACGTGAACGTCTCGGTTCACCGCCCCGGCACACCGTTTGGCACCAAGGTCGAGGTGAAGAACCTCAACAGTTTCCGCAGTGTGCAGCGGGCGCTGGAATACGAGATTGCGCGGCAGACGCGCATCGTGTCGGCGGGCGGCACCATCAGCCAGGACACGATGGGCTGGGATGACGGCGGACAGAAGACCTTCGTGATGCGGACCAAAGAGGGCGAGGCCGATTACCGCTACTTCCCCGATCCTGATCTGCCCCCGCTGAACATCACGCCGGACTGGATCGAACGCGTGCGGGCCACCATGCCCGAGCTGCCGACCCAGAAACACGCTCGCTATCTGGCGGCGGGGCTGCGCGAGTCCGACGCCGACAGCATCAGTATCGACGTGCCGCTCAGCCGCTTTCTGGACGCGGCCCTGCAAGAACCCGGAGCCGACGCCCCCGCCGATTTCGCGCAGAAGCTCGCCAACTGGCTGCTGACCGACGTGGCAGGCTGGCTGAGCGCCCACGAGCAGACGCTGGCCCAGAGCAAGCTGACGCCCGCCCATCTGAGTGCCCTGGTGAACCTGGTAAATGCCGGAACCATCAGCGGCAAGATGGCGAAGGAACTGCTGCCCACGGTGATGGAAGGCGCAGACCCGGCAGCGCTGGTGCAGGAACGCGGCCTGAGCGTCGTGACCGATACCGGCGCGATCGAGGCCGCCATCGACGCCGCCATGCAGGCCGACCCCGCCACCGTCGAAAAGGTGCGGGCGGGCAACGCCAAGGCCGTGAACGCGCTGTTCGGCCCCATCATGAAGGCGATGGGTGGGCAGGCCAAGCCCGACGTGGTGCGGACGCTGCTGAATCAGAAGCTGGGGCTGTAAGACGGTGAACAGTCCCAGGATCAGCCCCCTCGTGGCGCTGGTTGGCCTCTGGGTACGGCTGGGCAGCATCGCGGCGCTGACGGTGTACGTGTTCCTCGACAGCACCTCAGACCCGTTTTCGCGGATCGACGCGCTTGCCAGCGCGGTCCTGACGCTGCTGTGGACGCTGCTGATGGGCGTGTATCTGCGCGGCGGCAACGTGTTACCCACCGACCCGCGCCGCGTGTGGCTGACCTGGCTGTATCCGTGGCTGATCGCCTTCGAGGGGGCCGTCTGGAGCCTGTACACCTTCACGGTGCTGCTGGGCGCACTGCCAGACGCCAACCCCATCGCGCTGTTCGTGGTTATTTCGGTCTGGGGCGCGTCGGTGGCCGTCAATTTCCTGATGTTCGCGGTCAGCCTGCGCGTGATTGGGCATCCGGAAGACACCACCGGCAGGGCGCAGTTCACCGAGCTGCTCAACTGGGCCGCCGCCCTCGCTGCCGCCAACACGGTCATGAATGTGGTGCGGCTGGGCGGCACCCCTGGCCCCAGCCCCAGCGACCAGATCGCCTTCGGGCTTCAGGGCGTCGTGGAGGTGGCAGCGCTGCTGCTGCTGCGCTGGGCGCTGAAAGAACAGGACAGGGGCCGCGACACGCAGGCGACCTGAGCTTTTCGTTTTCCCAAGCCTTCACCTGAGCGCCGTCTCTATACTTTCCACATGCGAATTCTGAAAGCACAGCACGCAGGCCGCACACTCTGGGGACAGATCGAAGACGGGGACGCGGGCGAAACGGTTCATGTCATCAGCGGCGTAGTGGGCGAGCGCACCGGAGAAACGCTGCCGCTGTCGGCCCTGACGCTGCTGGCTCCTGCCGAAGCGGGCAAGATCGTGTGTGTGGGGCGCAACTATCTCGATCACATCCGCGAGCTGGGAAACATGCTGCCAGACGACAGCCTGCCCAAAGAGCCGGGCATCTTTCTGAAGGGAGCCAACGCCCTGGCCGAGCCGGGCGGCACGGTGGACGCGCCCGACTGGAGCGAGAATTTCCATTTCGAGGGCGAACTGGCCCTGGTGATCGGCCAGCGTGCTCAGCACCTGACGCCCGAAAACGCGCTGGATGCGGTGCTCGGCTACACCTGCGGCCTCGACCTGACCGCCCGCGACAAGCAGAAAACCGACCTGCAATGGTTCCGCGCCAAGGCCGCCGACCGCTTCTGCCCGCTGGGGCCGTGGCTGCAAACAGGCCTCGATCCTGCCGATCTGCGCGTGCAGACCCGCATCAACGGAGCCACACGCCAGGACAGCCGCACGTCTCACATGATTTTCAACGTCGTGGACATCCTGACCTACGTAACGCGGTACGTGACGCTCGAAGTGGGCGACGTAATCCTGACTGGCACGCCCGACGGCGTGGGGCCGCTCCAGCCAGGTGACGTGGTGGAAGTGGAAGTCGAGGGCGTGGGCGTGCTGACCACCCACATCGGCGCGGCTGCGTCAGCAGGATGACGGGAGCCGCACACCCCGACTTGTCCTACACGACTTGAGACGGCGGCGGGCTATCATGTGCGCCGTGCCAGATGGCCCCTCCTCTTCCATTCCTCCAGCGCTGGAACCTCGCGTTTTTCCCAGTCTGGAAGCCCGCTACGGGCCGCTGACGCCCGCCGACGCAGGCATGCAGAGCAGGGTGTACCGTGCCGGTGAACTGATGCTCAAGGTGTACCGCAGCCGCCGGGGTGAACACCGTCAGGAGGCTGACAACATGCAGCGGGCGGGCCTGGGGCATCTGGTGGTAGACGCGCTGGAGGCCGACGGCGTGGAAGTGCTGGTGATGCGCCGCTTTCCGGGCCGACCCCTTCAGGTGGATGACCTCCCGGCAGCGCTGCCCCAGCTCCGCACGATCATCCGGCGGCTGCACGAACTGCGGGAAGGCCGCGTCAACCTCGTCAAGCTGCGCGAACGTCTCAAGCGCTTTCGCAGCGCGTTGGCCGCGTATCCGCTCGAAGACCTGTTCGCCGCCATCGAAGGGCCGCTGGAGCGCGGCGACCTGGAAGCGGAGGCGGCGTTCTGCCACCTGGATTTATGGCAGGACAATATTCTGGTGGGCGACCACGCCCCCGGCGAGGTGGGCGAAGTGCTGGTGATCGACTGGACGCGGGCCGCCTACGATGACCCACTGCGCGACCTGGCCCTCTTGAAGACCGGCACGCTCGACCTGCTGCCTGCCCGCCAGAGCCTCGACGCCGCGCTGTATATGCTGCCCGATCAGCAGCCCGCCACGCTGCGGCGTTTCCGGGCGTATCTGGCCCACACGTATCTGCACGATCTGTACTGGTTCCTGATGAACGACCCCTACGCCTTCGAGGCCCAGAGCGACGTCAAGCTCCCCAGGGCGCGGCACACGCTCAGCCACCTGCCACAGTAAAAACAGCAGGAAGCAGGCCCGAAGACGAATGTTCTCCGGGCCTGCTTCCTGCTGTCTGGCTAGCGGCTTTTCAGCCGTCTGGTGGCTTCTTCCGGCGTGATCTCGCCGCGTTCCAGCAGGCGAAGAGTTTCATCTCGCGGGTCGGCCACTTCCGGCTCGTAGCCGATGGAGCGCAGCAGCGCATCGAAACGGGCGCGTACCGTGGGGTAACTCAGGCCCAGAATGCGCTCGACTTCCTTGAGGTTGCCGCGCACCTTGATGTACAGCCGCAGAAAATCGAGGTTGTCGGGCGTGAGGGTGGCGAACTCGTTGAGGGTGAATTCGCCGCGCACCGTTACAGCAGCGTCCGGAAAGACCAGTTCGGTGATGAGCGGAGACTCGGACACGCCGGGGAAGGGAATCGGGAGCGGCTGAGGCATATGGTTCATGGTAGTGGGTTGGAACCGGGAAAGGCGTGGGAACGACCCGTGCAGTTCCGGCACTCAGGGCAGCCGGACGAGCGTGCGCCGCCGGGCAGGGGCGTTGTCTGCTGGGGCCACCGCATTGTCGGGGTCACGCAGATTCTCGGGGCCACGCAGACGACGCTCAGACGAGCTGCGCTTCAGTGCGCTTCCCTTCAGCTGCGGGCCAAGCGGCGCGAGCAGGAACGAGGACGAGGTGCGGGTATAAGAAGTACAGCTCGTGTCAGAAGCGGAAACATCGGGCCGCCGCATCAGGCGGGAAAGCGGCGCGACGACTCGCCCTGAGCCGACTGGCGACCCTGTCCCGCGTGGCGTTCCAGCCAGCCCTCCAGACGGCGCAGCGGCGGCAACAGGCTGTCCCAGAGGTTGCGCTGTCCACGTCCCAGCCGCGACACTGCGACCTCGCGCCGTAGCTCGGCCAGGTGGGTATTGATGCCGCTCTCGTTCCACAGTTCTTCGTGATACATACGCTTTCCTCCCTTCCGGTCTTCTGCCTGCTGCCGACTTCCTGCGCTATTCGATAATCAGCCGAACTTCG encodes:
- the gatB gene encoding Asp-tRNA(Asn)/Glu-tRNA(Gln) amidotransferase subunit GatB, translated to MSQPTPTTDLQAVIGLEVHLHLDTRTKMFSACGTDYFGAGPNTYTDPLTLGLPGTLPTINAHAVDLAIMFGLALGCDVSGFTQFHRKNYYYPDAPKNYQISQYDRPIARNGFLEVDGVRIGITRAHLEDDAGKLMHPLYAPYSLLDLNRAGMPLIEMVTEPDIRTPEQARRFLGLVRAVAQSLGVSEANPEEGQMRCDVNVSVHRPGTPFGTKVEVKNLNSFRSVQRALEYEIARQTRIVSAGGTISQDTMGWDDGGQKTFVMRTKEGEADYRYFPDPDLPPLNITPDWIERVRATMPELPTQKHARYLAAGLRESDADSISIDVPLSRFLDAALQEPGADAPADFAQKLANWLLTDVAGWLSAHEQTLAQSKLTPAHLSALVNLVNAGTISGKMAKELLPTVMEGADPAALVQERGLSVVTDTGAIEAAIDAAMQADPATVEKVRAGNAKAVNALFGPIMKAMGGQAKPDVVRTLLNQKLGL
- a CDS encoding fumarylacetoacetate hydrolase family protein — translated: MRILKAQHAGRTLWGQIEDGDAGETVHVISGVVGERTGETLPLSALTLLAPAEAGKIVCVGRNYLDHIRELGNMLPDDSLPKEPGIFLKGANALAEPGGTVDAPDWSENFHFEGELALVIGQRAQHLTPENALDAVLGYTCGLDLTARDKQKTDLQWFRAKAADRFCPLGPWLQTGLDPADLRVQTRINGATRQDSRTSHMIFNVVDILTYVTRYVTLEVGDVILTGTPDGVGPLQPGDVVEVEVEGVGVLTTHIGAAASAG
- a CDS encoding phosphotransferase; its protein translation is MPDGPSSSIPPALEPRVFPSLEARYGPLTPADAGMQSRVYRAGELMLKVYRSRRGEHRQEADNMQRAGLGHLVVDALEADGVEVLVMRRFPGRPLQVDDLPAALPQLRTIIRRLHELREGRVNLVKLRERLKRFRSALAAYPLEDLFAAIEGPLERGDLEAEAAFCHLDLWQDNILVGDHAPGEVGEVLVIDWTRAAYDDPLRDLALLKTGTLDLLPARQSLDAALYMLPDQQPATLRRFRAYLAHTYLHDLYWFLMNDPYAFEAQSDVKLPRARHTLSHLPQ
- a CDS encoding DUF2089 domain-containing protein, encoding MPQPLPIPFPGVSESPLITELVFPDAAVTVRGEFTLNEFATLTPDNLDFLRLYIKVRGNLKEVERILGLSYPTVRARFDALLRSIGYEPEVADPRDETLRLLERGEITPEEATRRLKSR